The DNA segment GGCGGAGATGCTGAAGCATTCGCCCTTCTTCAGCCTATGCTTGAAGCTATTGCTGCCAAAGTTGACGGAGAAGCTTGTACGGCGTATATGGGAAAAGGTTCTGCCGGAAACTATGTGAAAATGGTGCATAACGGTATCGAATATGCCATTATGCAGCTCATCAGTGAAGCGTACGATCTTCTAAAAAGAGGAGCAAACCTTTCCAATAATGAATTGTATGAAGTATTCAGAGATTGGAATAATGGTGAAATGAATTCATTTCTCATCGAAATCACCAGAGATATTTTTAAACAGAAAGACGAATTTACCGATCATGATCTTCTTGATCAGATCCTGGATAAAGCCGGCGCAAAAGGAACGGGAAAATGGACCTCGGAACAGGCCATGGAAATAGGCGTTTCTATCCCGACTATTGATATTGCGGTAACATCAAGAATTTTATCCGCCTATAAAGATGAAAGAATTCAGGCTTCAGAGCTGTATGCCGAAAAAGAAATTAACACTCCTGAAGATAAAGAACTTTTCATCCGTGAAGTTGGAGAGGCACTTTACCTTTCCACTCTTATCAGCTATGCGCAGGGATTAGCTTTACTCATCAAAGCCTCTGAAGAGTATGAATTCGGAATTCCTTTAAAAGATGTTGTGAAAATCTGGAGAGGCGGTTGCATCATCCGGTCGCTGCTTCTTGAGAAATTCTATTCCGCTTATACGGAAAATCCTCAATTAACGAATATTTTACTGGATAATGAGATTTCAGAATTGGTGAAATCCAAAATAAAGTCCCTTCGCAAGACTGCTGCATTTGCGGTTTCAAACGGAATTTCAAGTCTTGGCATTCAGACAGCTCTGGGATATTTTGATGCGTATACCACAAAATCATTGCCGGTAAATCTTATCCAGGCACAAAGGGATTACTTCGGCGCGCACACTTACCAAAGAATTGACAGAGAAGGGATCTTTCACACAATCTGGAACAGTACAAATCAATAAAATTTCGGGAAAATGAATGAAAATAAAAGCCTGAGGCCGACTACTGTTATCATCTTTGGTGCTACGGGTGATCTTGCAAAAAGAAAATTATTTCCGGCATTTTATAATTTATATATTGACGGAAGAATGCCTAAAGGATTCAATATACTTGCTTTGGGCAGGGCAGAAAATACCGATGAAGATTTTAAAAATTATGTAAAAGAAAATCTTGAGAATTTCTCAAGGAAAAAACTGACTCAGGAAGACTGGGCAGGATTTCAGGCGCATATTACCTATTTCAGACATCAGCTTGACCAGGAAGATTCTTATGCAGATTTACAAAAGAAGTTAATAAACTTCGACACGATCTACGGAACCAGGGCCAATCGGTTATTCTATTTGTCCATCGGACCAAATTTTATCTCCACCATTTCCAATCACATTAAAAAAAGTGAGCTTGCTTCCGATCCTAAAAAAGACAGGATTATTATCGAAAAACCTTTCGGACACGATAAACAATCGGCCATTGAGCTGAATAATCTTCTCTCCGAAGCTTTTGAAGAAGAGCAGATTTATAGAATTGATCATTATCTGGGTAAAGAAACCGTACAGAATATTCTGGCTTTCAGATTCGGAAATTCTATTTTTGAACCTTTATGGGATCACAAACATATAGAATCGATACAGATTACCGTAGCAGAAGAAGTAGGCGTAGAGACAAGAGGAAGCTTCTACGAACAGACCGGGGCACTCCGTGATATGATCCAGAATCATTTGCTGCAGATTCTTTGCATGGTGGCCATGGAACCGCCTGCAACACTGGAATCAGGAGAAATAAGAGACCGTAAAGTTGACGTCCTGAAGTCAATCCGAAGAATTCCCGCCGATAAGGTGGATCATTACGCTGTGAGAGGTCAATATGGAAGAAATAAAATCAACGGTTTTGAAGCCAAAGGCTATCGCCAGGAAAACGGAATTGCACCGGATTCCAACACAGAGACTTTTGCAGCGGTAAAATTCTATCTTGATAATGAACGTTGGCAGGGTGTTCCTTTTTATGTGCGTACTGGTAAAAAAATGAAAGAAAAGCATTCTTATATTACCATTCAGTTTAAACCGCTTCCGAATTCCACTTTTTCAGATACGCAACATCATCTTGCGGCTAACAGGTTGGTTATCAATATTCAGCCATTGATGGATATCAGGCTGCAGTTCATGGCCAAAAAGCCAGGACTTACCCTGTCGCTTGAACCGGTAGAAATGATATTCGATTATTTCGTGTGTCAGGAAGATACTCCGGAAGCATATGAAACATTACTGCTTGATGCATTGTTGGGAGACCTTACTTTATTCATGCGTTCCGATCAG comes from the Chryseobacterium nepalense genome and includes:
- the gndA gene encoding NADP-dependent phosphogluconate dehydrogenase, with the translated sequence MKGYNYGMVGLGVMGRNLLYNIADNGFSVAGFDLDEEKVKQLHSDATSEMQIKGTGSLEEFVATLETPRKIILMVPAGKPVDAVLDNISPLLSKGDIVIDAGNSYFKDTDRRISGMSSKGLHFMGIGVSGGEKGARTGPSIMPGGDAEAFALLQPMLEAIAAKVDGEACTAYMGKGSAGNYVKMVHNGIEYAIMQLISEAYDLLKRGANLSNNELYEVFRDWNNGEMNSFLIEITRDIFKQKDEFTDHDLLDQILDKAGAKGTGKWTSEQAMEIGVSIPTIDIAVTSRILSAYKDERIQASELYAEKEINTPEDKELFIREVGEALYLSTLISYAQGLALLIKASEEYEFGIPLKDVVKIWRGGCIIRSLLLEKFYSAYTENPQLTNILLDNEISELVKSKIKSLRKTAAFAVSNGISSLGIQTALGYFDAYTTKSLPVNLIQAQRDYFGAHTYQRIDREGIFHTIWNSTNQ
- the zwf gene encoding glucose-6-phosphate dehydrogenase, translated to MNENKSLRPTTVIIFGATGDLAKRKLFPAFYNLYIDGRMPKGFNILALGRAENTDEDFKNYVKENLENFSRKKLTQEDWAGFQAHITYFRHQLDQEDSYADLQKKLINFDTIYGTRANRLFYLSIGPNFISTISNHIKKSELASDPKKDRIIIEKPFGHDKQSAIELNNLLSEAFEEEQIYRIDHYLGKETVQNILAFRFGNSIFEPLWDHKHIESIQITVAEEVGVETRGSFYEQTGALRDMIQNHLLQILCMVAMEPPATLESGEIRDRKVDVLKSIRRIPADKVDHYAVRGQYGRNKINGFEAKGYRQENGIAPDSNTETFAAVKFYLDNERWQGVPFYVRTGKKMKEKHSYITIQFKPLPNSTFSDTQHHLAANRLVINIQPLMDIRLQFMAKKPGLTLSLEPVEMIFDYFVCQEDTPEAYETLLLDALLGDLTLFMRSDQVEEAWDVVKTIQEAWENSKDASFPNYKAGSWGPDESFTLVERQGDKWW